The Aquila chrysaetos chrysaetos chromosome 25, bAquChr1.4, whole genome shotgun sequence genome includes the window GGACCCCGCTGCACCGGGGGTGcggatccccccccccccccccccgccccgtcctcATGGCTCAGCGTACCTGGGCAATAAAATACGCCCGTTCTCCTCCCGCACAGCTGGAAGCGCAGGGGGTTTTAACCGAAGGCCTTGGCCTCGGCCCCGCTGTGGGCCGGTGTCCCCGCAGCgcagctggcaggcaggaggcGGCTgtggggaggatgaggaggagaaaccCCCAGACGTGcctggagctctgcagagcccaAAGGAAGGAGCCAGAGCAAGACAAGATGCAGGGCCTGGGGCCAGATGAGTGTCTTGGTGGTTTTTTCTCACTGGCTGGCCCCAAAGCCCTCCCCCTGCTTGCTCTCTTCCCTCTGTTTTGTACCTTTCCCTATAAACCGCCTCCGCCAGAGTCCAGATAGCCCAACTCCCACCATTCCTCACGTTCTTGCCTGCACATCAGCACACAGGCCCCAGTGAAAAGAGGGTGGGTAGGCCCCTGCAACAGATCCTGCCCTAGCTCCAAGCAGTCTGCTACGAGGGCTGATTGTTGGTataggtttgctttttttttttttttttttaattcagaaagaaaaagtaatgggGGTGAGGGAACACTGgcccagaaagcagcaggaaacaCTTATATGAAAGAAGCATCAGGGCTCCCGGGCTGCAGGGCTCTACAGCAGTCTCTTGTAAAGCACGGTCAGCTACAGAGAAAGGCCGTGGCAGAAGCAGCCAGTTTACACTCCTCCTGCCAGACACTGGCACAGAAAccaaaaggaagaaggagatgGTGGATCCTGAGGAAAGGAGCCATTACGGAGTCCAGGCCGGCACTGCTGGCACACAGTCCCTCCCCACGCGTGGCTAAGGCAATATGGCAACATCCAAGCCTGCTGAACTTCAGCTCCTGCCCCAGAGCTCTGCCTCTGGGAAGCCAGTCACCTCTCCCACCTCACTGAAGGGCTGCACGCCTTGCGTGAACGCTAGTTTGTATCTCAGTCGGATGGGATCCTATgagagaaaggaacagagagAGGGGCATGTCACGGTTGCAGATTCCTGGGCCCCCTTGAGCCTCACCCCTCGAAGCCTTGCTGCAATGAATTGCCCTCTGGAAGGGGAGAGTAACACTTCAGCCATGTGGAACCTCTGCACAGAACGAGACCTGAATCTTCATAAGATATTTAGGGAGGAACTGGGAGACCTATGCAAGCCACCCAGGGGCATGCTTGGCAATCCAGGCCTGGCCAGCCTTCACAGTGACAGAGGATTCCTTACACCAATCTTCAGTCTCATAATTATTCACCAATGCAACAGAACTGCCACCCATCACTTACTCCTTGGGTGGCCTCGTGTTCCATCAGCTGCAAACATCTGCACAGTGTCTACCAGGAGCCATCTCTGCAGGTAGACtgaggcagagctgtgcaggcCCCTGCAGCAACTGCCCATTCAATCCTTCAGATTATAGCTCTGGAAAGCTGTTTCAGTGGGAAAATgtcttcccagcacagcccagacTGCTCTGTCTCTCCCCTGCATCTCCCTGCTAATAATATTCTCCCCATCTTTCATACAAATACCCCACCCGCTACAGTGACATTCCGAGTGCTCCACCAGCAGACTCCATCACCACACATACCTTGCGTGGATTGGCGAGCAGCAGGACCTGGGATACCACTgcaggggggaggagaggactGAAGGCGGGCAGCTCAGTACCGGATGCTGGTTGTAACTTTATTTTCATGGtctgaaagagaagacaaaaggaATGCTTTTTGGTCCATGCTGGGACCACCTGGAAGATGAGGGTGACCTTCCCAGTCTTTGGACACTTCTCGCAGTCACCATGATCAATCAAAGATTATCGAGAGTGGCTTcgcaatgacatcagccagctccctcagcactcccAGGGAGGGACCCAGGCCTTTTTCAGCATCCcagaagagcaagaaggaggacccagggaactacaggccacAGATTTTGGCATTTAATGAAAAGCATGCCTTTCCACAGCCTGCATCTAAAGGCAGATATTCCTAAATAGATAACTCCATGCTGCACATACACAGGCAGAACGAGTGCCTTCCCCAGGAGGCTAAACCAGCATGTCTGGAGCCCTGTCTAGTTGTCACAAGGCCAGGGATATACGCTGTGAAACAAGCACTGGCACCACAGGCACCACCACACAGCAGGTTCACCGTTCAGAGAAAGTGAGGCATGCCATTTCCGATGAGCAAAGAAAATCCTAAGCAAGAAATGGCGAACCTTCTCCTCAGGACATTTCTGAGTCGTCCCTCTTCTCTGCCACTCACCACAGGCTTCTCACCTTCGGGACTGCAGCCTGGAATGCTATGTCCTTAATTGGTTGAGCTGATGTGCTCAGCATGGAAAGAACCATCACCAGCACATCTGGTTGGCCAGGAGCCCGGTCTCTGGAGAAGTGGAGCATAGCCTTGAAACCATTCCTGTCGTACACAGTAAGTGGACAGATACTGCCTGCCAGAGACAAAAGGAGAGTCAGAAACAAAGCATGGATTCCCCTTCCTTCTGAGGGCAGAACAGCAAAGACGGGATAAggaacagcaaaaaggaaacacgCGTACAAACTTTTACTTCCTCCAGCAAACTCACAGACCAAGCAGCTGCCTGTGATTTACGTTTCACCTCtaaggcagagaaaggaatcTGAATGTCTAAATTGGAGATTTAGCAGCTCAGATTTCAACAGTCAGCTGGAGATGTCAGGTGTGGATCCAATAGAGATATgatgggaaaagcaaaatgtaattcTTCGGCACACACAAGACTTAGCCCCTTATCACCGTTGCCTGGTAAATCCACACCTAACTATCACCATTCAGCCCTTCCAAAATCTGGTAAATCCTTCACTTGAGAGACTGAAGGCAGAAGACAATCAGGTCAGAACGTCTCTGCACCTGTCCTCTTCCAAAAGTAGTGACGGCCCTGGAGTCCTCATAACAGGATGTGCCCTGCTCTGAGACACTGGGGTGCCACGTACCCAGGCTGACACTCCATCAAGTGGTTGCAGGGCTGGGCCAAAGAGTGTTGAATTGAAAAGCAGAGGTGGAAagaacagctctgctttgggaAGCAGACCAACTCCCACCCATAGATACCTTTTTAGCCTCTGGAGAAGAACTGCTTGAAACTTGATTAAAGGTGCTAAGGGCAAACAGTTTAGAAGCACATCACAGAGGTTAGCCAGGGCAGGAAACTCCTGAGTAGGGAGGACAAGGACATTTCCATGGTACGATCCCTAGCACTTGCTCAACTTCTTAGATACATTAAGTCCTTCACAGAACAGTCATTACTTTTCTCCAGCCAACCCGCACAGCATGAAGCTACTTTGGCTTGCTCCCctgcaaaaatcacagaagagCTCTAGTAAGCCACTAGTAAGCAGAGCTGGGGCACAGAAATCATTGCACTTACTCGGTGTAATTGAAATTAAAGGGACAAAAAGGTTTTCTAGAGAAGCATCATAGGAAGCTGGATGCAAAGAGGCAGCAGGCTTCAGCTCGTAGCCTAGGCTGGAGAATGAAGTATCTGCCATTGAGCTATGTGGAAGATCTGGAAAGGGCAATTTCATGGGTGATAAAtccctggaaagaaaagcatgtagAAAGCTTATATTAACTGGGGAGACTACATGGTATATACCATCTTCTTGCTGTGTGCATTTGTATTCCCAATCCCTCATCCCTTTTAGGTATACAGAAAGTACAAGCTTATACTCTCTGAGTtcttgagaaattaaaaaactgtCTCTATTTCATAGGGGAAGAAGTTGCTGTTTCAGCAGTCAGTAAGGCAGACTTTGATTTCTGTTACTATCGTGAAACTTTGTTTCAGGGCTTTGGAAGCCTACTCTCCCCATTCACAGGCTCTCCGGAGCTCTAGTCAGTGAGATTAAAGGAAATTCTAGCTCAAAGAAGTTGGGAATCTCCAGTAAAATTTCTTGGCTTGTATTATGGCAGAGTGGATAAGCATATTGTAATGGTCACCTGCTGTGAAGACATGTGGATGATTAATTTGGTTCATGAACTGTTAGGCTTCCACTGAATGCCTGGAAACTACTTTGTCACAGCCTGAAGAAAGCTGGGGAAAGTATTTTTTGAGTCACAGGTTATTATAAAAAGACCTGACTGCAATGGTTTTGTTCCTTTACCTCAGGATCACCTTGTTACTAGGCCATGGGGTTTGTCTCCCCAAGTTTCTGACCCTTGGAAGGTCCTAGTGTGCAATTGCACACAGTGCAATTAACAGGATCATAACTGCTGCTTAAGAGCCAATGCACAGATGGATAGCTTGCCATCACTAACCAGTTGTAGTTGAAAGGTTTTCCTAAAACTCACTGCTCTAAAACAGTATTCCTCATCTCCAAAGGCAGTCTGTATTATGCAGAGTTTGCTTACAAGGATAATGTCTTGGTCCTGGATGGTGGAGAGAGCTGATCAGCCAGGCCCCGAAATGCATTCTTCTCCAAACAGCTGtcttcccagctctcctgcagtCCCAGTGTTTGAACAGCACTTACAATTTCACCATATCCATTGTGTACATCAGTCTGAAAAGTAAGGCACTTCTGGTTCATGCTATAGAACATCACATCAGCAAAAATCAGACCTGTTCCACTGAGAAGAACCTCATTTTCAATAACACTActtaaagtagaaataaatacGAGTAATCTGGTTGCAAACTGCAACTGAGAAATTCATTGCAGAGCACGAGGATTCCAGTTTCCCTTCAGAATAGAGCAGTGTAACAAAAGGCTGCCAGAGAAAGCTAGATCAAGAATCACATCTGATTTTTGTCCTTTGTACCTTATGGACTAAAGTATCTGAGGATCACTCACCTCTGCTAATCCAAAATCAGGTGGTGGTTTCTGTGCAACAGGAGAGTTGCTGAGACCTAAGAAAGATGCCAAAATGCTACAGAtcaattacagaaaacaagggTTTTCCACAGGTTCTTGTTGTCTAACAGCAGTTTGACTACAGTCTAACAGCATTAAAGAAACTATATTCTTGAAAATTTACGACACTGGCTGAAAGGGTCTACTTTCTCTTAGGACTGACATTAAAGTCAAAGTTCTCCTATCTTCATTAAACGCCATGAACCCTAGTAACAAGGGTAATGCTGTACTGAATTGCACATACAAACCTAATGACTTTAACTCCTCATCGAGCAGACAGGTAGAGGTTGTGCTGCTGTGCCGGGAGGCGGTGGTTATGTTTGCAAATTGGTCCGTAGGAGACTGGGATGTCGCCTCCAGTTCAGAGAAGTCAATCAGTGTATAGCTCTTCATGCGTCTTGGAGTTGGCCGGCATGCTttggaaagagcagaaagagtTAAAGAGAAACCTCCTGAAAGGAACAGTGTATTTATGGGTGCAGGCATGCCCGAAAGGACTCATAGATGAAGAACTTTAGGAATATTTTCTATCAACTATACATAAAAGCAAATGATGGTTACATAATAGTTTTCCTGTGTTAAAGGATTTTCTCCACATTTATTCTCTGAGAACCACTTCCCTTCCAAACTCCACTCATACATGAcgtgcaggagcagagctgtcgCGGAATGCTGCTGGATGCTCTTTACCTGCTGCATCAGCAGAACTGGTGGCTGAACCTCCTCCATCACCATTTTCATGCCTGGCTACAACCTGCCTGTACTGCCCGAGCACCTGTGTGAGTTTGTCATTGGCCTGCAGTAtctcagctggaaaacaagagaaaaaacattaatgttCTAACGGGAGGGTCAGTTCCACGGCACTCTCCAAACTGCTCATGAGGAAGGTACAGTGCATCTGAGGACTTGCCTGGAGCAAAGTCTAGCGGGGCAATGTGCCTTAAACTCCTGACTAgtttttcattccatttcctgAAGTGCAGCATTTTGCGCATACATCTGCTGATTTCAGGCCTCTCTCAAATTCATCAAGATCACTTTGAAATCTGATCCTATCTCTAAAGCACTTACAGTTCCTGCCATCTCTTATGCACTTTATTGTTCTCTGCAAGTTTGCCAAGTGTACTTGAGTATTTAATCCAGCACTCCCCAGCTGAGGAACCCTGGCATTCATGGGTATGAATGAAATGTTTGAGGCACAGCTGAGCTCTTATGTTTGCTGTTTAAGATCTCTATTCAGCAAGGCATCCCTTCAGTCAGGTTTTCAAGGCATATGGACAAGACTGTGAAATGCAGTCCTCTGGGAAGGGCTAAATTTCACAACAATGGAATTCAAAGATTCCACTCATATGGCCCTCCTCAATATATTActtaagaaagtaaaaaaatattctccctTCTGTGTTGATAGACGGGGAGAAATTCAATCTCTGTAGAGAAAAGACTGCAAAAGCCTCCAGTTCTCTGAACACCAGAACTCCACAAACTCTGAAAACCACCTTGGCCAGAAGAAACTGGATTGACTGTTTAACTTTGGGCTCCAAGTGAAAATTTATACCTTCCTTggagaggggtgggaggagCTTCCCATGGGCATGGTTTAAAGGTGAATGTGGAAAGCTTTGGCAGCAGGGTAGCAAGTGCCTAAGCATTCCCCCTCTCAGAGGAAGGGCGTATCCCACTTGTCAAAGCAAAGGTAGATGAACTTAACTGCAAAGAAATCCAAGGACAGAGTTGGCTCTTACCTAGAGCCTCATCATCATCAACTGTCTCACTGGCAAGGCGAAAGAGCAGTGGCCTGAGCTTCTCACAGCGTTGAAACAGAGTCTATGGAAGGAAATGGTTCACATCATTGCTCAGAAGATCCCAGACACTCTCACACTTCTCTGTCCCTGTGATCACCTGTAAGTGATGCTACCCTTCTAGAAGAGGAAGATGCTCTTTCTGCCCAGGTCCAGACAAAGGATATCAATGCTGCATGTTGCTGTACTCTTAAAAATCCACAGTGGCCTGGAAGTACAGCCCACTGGAACAAGGAGGGTTTGCTGGTATCTCCTCAGCAATCGCATCCTCTCTATGCATACAGATGTAAGATAGATCAGTGTAAAATTActcaatttaaaagaaaaagtatccAGGTGTGAATAGATCGATCACAGTACTCAGAGGGAAGTACTACAACTGCCAGTTGCAACTACCGTCAGACAATGCAAGGCCGCTTGGTTTTTAGGAAGTGAGGAGGCACGGAGGCAGCCCCTTCTTCAGTCTGAAAGTAGGCTCTCTTCCATCTACAGCAGCAGCCCTCCCAACAGCAGCTAACTTCAAACTCTGCTGTCACACATAGCCACAGAATTTCTTACCTACAAAACTTCAGtttctagaatttttttaatttgagagTCTGGTAGGCATCCTAGTGGAGTTTCAGATATTTGGAGGCCATAAAGCTCTTCTGACAGCCCTATTAGTGACATCAAACATTTCTTAAATTCATTGATAATTATGAGCAGCAGCAGACCAGTGAACTCTGGGCAGAAAAAGGGGAATCACAGAAACCATAGCACAAGCTGAAGAACCCACAGCTTTGAGCTTCTCTGGTCGGATCTCGTCACACCCACCTAAGCATGCCCAGGCTCAAGGGGATTCCTGTGTGTTACACCACTGTTGGAGGAAGAACCATTTCCCCGTAAGATACCACAAGAAGAGCAGCTAACCTGGACAGAAAGTCAAACTGGCACAGCAGGAGCCGGTTCCATTCCAACTTCCATTACACTGACGGAAGGGACTGTTATTTATCAAATACGCTGGAAACTATTTGCTGTGGTAATGTTGTTTCCCTGGCAGAAGCTGCCCTTTGAATCCTGTTGCCCTGGGCCCTCCCAGCCATAGCCAAAAGAACTTCTTATGCAGGAAAAAGACCATTTACCTGTAGGGACTCCTGGTCAGATTTGGATAATTCTTGTCTCTTGTAATTTTCCAGTAATTCGTCCATATGTTTCACATTCTCAGAAACCTCACTGATGGTATTCACTCTTCTGGACACCTTAGCTGacttttcttgttcctttgatgaaaaatgaaataaaagtatatgATGATTTGGCTAGTACAGCCAATGCATGTTGCTTTCTACTAGTATCTTATTGCAGGTAGAGGAGGCACAAAGCAGTGTGTGTGTAAGGACTcacccccccagcagctccagtaTCAGCGCTGCACCACACTTCCCTGTCAAGGGTGAAGATGGAAACCTCCTGCCCCTCTCAGGGTACCCTGGCCAGTGTGCTGGTGCATAAGAATTCATTTCACCACAGTCACGAGTAAGACTTCAAAATTAGAGTTGGGAGCTGGTGGCTTCTGCCATGCAGAACAACACTCTCAAAACGACAGCAGGGATTTCATTAAACCAGACCAAATCTCCTATTTATGCAGAGAATTGGTGTGCCCTTTCAGATGGAAGATGAAAACAGACACACCAGACGTGCACGCATACACTGCTGTACAAAAGAGGTGGTTCTGTACAGATATGGCTTTTTTCCACTTGGGAACTGAGTTTATTTTTGGAAACTTGCTATCACTAATGCAGTGCTACTGTTGCGATCCCACTAAAGTGGAAGTGTCCTGTCATACAGGCTCCTGGGTATAAATATTTGCTCTTCCTGGCAATGGCATATTttagggaaacaaaacaaaataatcccGCATTGTAACTTTGGAGTAACAAATACTGCAAATCGTCCCTCCTCTGGGGCAGCTTAAACAGTTCACCTGAGACTGATATCGCAGCAAGGTTCCCACTACCACCTCTTGGTGGTGGTGTTCCCTTGGTGTTCCCTTTAATACCAATGAGGTGGCAGGCACTATGGAGGTCAGGTATAGAGGGACCACTGTCAAAAACTGAACTACCAAGtcccctcccaccctccccgGCTGCAAACACAGCTTCTGACCCAAGGAGGTCCCTACCTCTTTAATCATACTCTTGATCAGACGGTTGGCAGCCTGCAGGTCTTCAGAGtggttgctttttaaaagccttgCTAAGAGCTGTTGAGGGGATAGCATTGGACAGCAGTGAGCAGCAGTCTCTAGGCACCATACTACAGGCACACATCACA containing:
- the GGA2 gene encoding ADP-ribosylation factor-binding protein GGA2 isoform X2; the protein is MAGTGELEQWLNKATDPSIPEENWECIQRFCDQVNADIEGPSLALRLLAHKIQSPQEMEALHALTVLETCVNNCGERFHNEIAKFRFLNELIKVLSPKYYGTWSSEKVKSRVTEVIFSWTVWFPQEVKIRDAYQMLKKQGIVKEDPKLPEDKILPPPSQRPQNSIFDTDEEKSKLLARLLKSNHSEDLQAANRLIKSMIKEEQEKSAKVSRRVNTISEVSENVKHMDELLENYKRQELSKSDQESLQTLFQRCEKLRPLLFRLASETVDDDEALAEILQANDKLTQVLGQYRQVVARHENGDGGGSATSSADAAACRPTPRRMKSYTLIDFSELEATSQSPTDQFANITTASRHSSTTSTCLLDEELKSLGLSNSPVAQKPPPDFGLAETDVHNGYGEIVSAVQTLGLQESWEDSCLEKNAFRGLADQLSPPSRTKTLSLDLSPMKLPFPDLPHSSMADTSFSSLGYELKPAASLHPASYDASLENLFVPLISITPSSICPLTVYDRNGFKAMLHFSRDRAPGQPDVLVMVLSMLSTSAQPIKDIAFQAAVPKTMKIKLQPASGTELPAFSPLLPPAVVSQVLLLANPRKDPIRLRYKLAFTQGVQPFSEVGEVTGFPEAELWGRS
- the GGA2 gene encoding ADP-ribosylation factor-binding protein GGA2 isoform X1, translated to MAGTGELEQWLNKATDPSIPEENWECIQRFCDQVNADIEGPSLALRLLAHKIQSPQEMEALHALTVLETCVNNCGERFHNEIAKFRFLNELIKVLSPKYYGTWSSEKVKSRVTEVIFSWTVWFPQEVKIRDAYQMLKKQGIVKEDPKLPEDKILPPPSQRPQNSIFDTDEEKSKLLARLLKSNHSEDLQAANRLIKSMIKEEQEKSAKVSRRVNTISEVSENVKHMDELLENYKRQELSKSDQESLQTLFQRCEKLRPLLFRLASETVDDDEALAEILQANDKLTQVLGQYRQVVARHENGDGGGSATSSADAAACRPTPRRMKSYTLIDFSELEATSQSPTDQFANITTASRHSSTTSTCLLDEELKSLGLSNSPVAQKPPPDFGLAETDVHNGYGEIVSAVQTLGLQESWEDSCLEKNAFRGLADQLSPPSRTKTLSLDLSPMKLPFPDLPHSSMADTSFSSLGYELKPAASLHPASYDASLENLFVPLISITPTGSICPLTVYDRNGFKAMLHFSRDRAPGQPDVLVMVLSMLSTSAQPIKDIAFQAAVPKTMKIKLQPASGTELPAFSPLLPPAVVSQVLLLANPRKDPIRLRYKLAFTQGVQPFSEVGEVTGFPEAELWGRS